In a single window of the Maridesulfovibrio bastinii DSM 16055 genome:
- the secD gene encoding protein translocase subunit SecD: protein MNGSLRWRIILTLVVLLLGAAYVLPSLPSVQKTALSRFLPEDKISLGLDLKGGIHLTLGVDVKKALDNTLVRVGDDLRAVARDEGVMVLKPKVLGGDKLEAILLKKEQQQALEEILEKQFNYLNVESKVDAQGGKIKYVFTPSPEYKKFFAKQTLDQAVKTIRNRIDEFGVSEPDIRKQQSSNRILVQLPGLNDPERAIKIIGKTAHLEFKMVDDSVDMAKAEKGLIPPGRELTVIRHRLADGSYSEKPIVVRSEAVLTGDYITDAQTRFDQFNQPYVSMSFNGRGGKIFERITGENVKKRMAIVLDGKVYSAPVIQDRISGGKASITGSFSTDEAHDLAIVLRAGSLPAPVKILEQRTVGPSLGQESISKGVTAAVVGSALVLIFMLVYYGFAGLVADIVLVINVLLILAGLAAFGATLTLPGLAGIILTIGMAVDANVIIFERIREEIRRGLTARAAVGEGYSRATLTILDANLTTVIAAVILYQFGTGPVRGFAVTLTLGIVSSMFTAIFVSRILFDLYNSKRAADAPLSI, encoded by the coding sequence ATGAACGGGAGTCTTCGTTGGAGAATTATTCTGACTCTGGTTGTCCTGTTGCTTGGAGCGGCTTACGTTTTGCCGTCATTGCCTTCTGTTCAGAAAACAGCATTAAGCCGTTTTCTGCCTGAAGACAAAATAAGTCTTGGTCTTGACCTCAAAGGCGGAATTCATCTGACTTTGGGTGTTGACGTCAAGAAAGCCCTCGATAATACGCTTGTTCGTGTCGGTGATGATTTGAGAGCCGTGGCACGTGATGAAGGCGTTATGGTTTTAAAACCGAAAGTCCTTGGTGGTGATAAGCTCGAAGCTATTCTTCTCAAGAAAGAGCAGCAGCAGGCTTTGGAAGAAATCCTTGAAAAACAGTTCAATTATTTGAATGTTGAAAGCAAGGTGGATGCCCAGGGCGGTAAAATTAAATATGTTTTCACTCCCTCACCGGAATATAAGAAATTTTTTGCCAAGCAGACTCTTGATCAGGCTGTAAAGACCATTCGTAACCGTATTGATGAGTTCGGTGTTTCAGAACCTGACATCCGTAAACAGCAGAGCAGCAATCGTATTCTTGTGCAGCTGCCAGGCCTTAACGATCCGGAGCGGGCAATCAAAATTATCGGTAAAACAGCTCATCTCGAATTTAAAATGGTCGATGACAGTGTTGATATGGCAAAAGCTGAAAAAGGGCTCATTCCTCCGGGACGTGAGCTGACTGTTATCCGTCACAGACTTGCTGACGGCTCTTATTCTGAAAAGCCTATCGTTGTTAGATCCGAAGCCGTTTTAACCGGTGATTATATTACTGATGCGCAAACCCGTTTTGACCAGTTCAACCAGCCGTATGTTTCCATGAGTTTCAATGGGCGCGGTGGTAAAATATTTGAACGCATTACCGGGGAAAATGTTAAAAAGCGTATGGCCATCGTTCTGGATGGTAAAGTTTACTCCGCTCCTGTTATTCAGGATAGAATCAGTGGAGGAAAAGCAAGCATTACAGGTAGTTTCTCAACAGATGAGGCCCATGACCTTGCAATTGTTCTTAGAGCAGGTTCACTTCCGGCTCCTGTTAAAATCCTTGAGCAGAGAACAGTTGGACCTTCTCTCGGACAGGAGTCCATCAGTAAAGGTGTGACAGCTGCGGTTGTAGGTAGTGCTCTGGTTCTGATCTTTATGCTTGTATACTACGGTTTTGCCGGCCTTGTTGCCGATATCGTTCTGGTTATAAACGTCCTGTTAATCCTTGCCGGGCTGGCTGCCTTCGGGGCTACACTGACCCTCCCGGGACTTGCAGGTATTATTTTGACGATCGGTATGGCTGTTGATGCAAACGTTATTATTTTTGAAAGGATACGAGAAGAAATCAGACGTGGACTGACAGCCAGAGCCGCTGTCGGGGAAGGATATTCCAGAGCTACTTTGACAATTCTCGATGCCAACCTGACAACGGTTATCGCCGCTGTTATTTTGTATCAGTTCGGAACAGGTCCTGTACGAGGTTTTGCTGTGACACTTACTCTCGGTATTGTTTCTTCGATGTTCACAGCGATTTTTGTCTCCCGTATCCTGTTTGATCTGTACAACTCCAAGCGTGCAGCTGATGCACCCTTGAGCATTTAA
- the prmA gene encoding 50S ribosomal protein L11 methyltransferase produces the protein MSQLLKIEFTLPESEIDSCSVFLGEKAAHGWEEIPLDDDSIYYTIHLKDHPLAMNIVDEINKRWPYSGCKFGEIEEENWGLAWKDFFVPLMCGEVFEILPPWMTDQKHEHMTHIIIEPKMAFGTGSHPTTSLCLELIGELKNKGRIKKSMNFMDLGTGSGILAIAMAKIGMKGSGVDIDPQAVVCARENIKANNVEDNITLAVGSADAISTDAKYDIFVANILSGPLMELSTDIVPHLKENGILILSGLLEEQSEKVAEAYMNLGLPEPEQFVEGEWAALLWS, from the coding sequence ATGTCTCAACTACTGAAAATTGAATTTACCCTTCCGGAAAGTGAAATTGACTCCTGCTCTGTTTTTCTTGGCGAAAAAGCCGCCCATGGCTGGGAGGAAATTCCTCTCGATGACGACAGCATATACTACACAATCCACCTGAAAGATCACCCTCTGGCAATGAATATTGTAGATGAGATTAACAAAAGATGGCCTTATAGCGGATGCAAATTTGGCGAAATAGAAGAAGAAAACTGGGGACTGGCATGGAAAGATTTCTTTGTCCCACTTATGTGTGGAGAAGTTTTTGAGATTCTTCCTCCGTGGATGACAGACCAAAAGCATGAACACATGACTCATATCATTATTGAGCCGAAAATGGCTTTCGGTACCGGCAGTCATCCTACAACTTCGTTGTGTCTTGAACTTATCGGAGAGCTAAAAAACAAAGGTCGTATTAAAAAATCCATGAACTTTATGGACCTTGGTACAGGGTCTGGAATTCTGGCAATTGCAATGGCTAAAATTGGAATGAAAGGTTCAGGAGTGGATATTGACCCTCAAGCGGTTGTTTGCGCTCGTGAAAACATAAAAGCAAACAATGTCGAAGATAATATAACTCTGGCAGTAGGAAGTGCTGATGCTATTTCCACTGACGCAAAATATGATATTTTTGTTGCTAATATCTTATCAGGTCCCTTAATGGAATTATCGACAGATATAGTTCCTCATCTCAAAGAAAACGGGATACTGATACTCTCCGGCTTATTGGAGGAACAATCCGAAAAAGTTGCTGAAGCGTACATGAATCTGGGACTGCCTGAACCAGAACAATTTGTAGAAGGTGAATGGGCCGCTCTGCTCTGGTCATAA
- a CDS encoding NAD(P)/FAD-dependent oxidoreductase, translated as MKYVIIGNGPASVGAIEGIRRYDFDGAITVIGKEKFPAFSRAMVPYYLSGRVSYEKLSIRNFDYYTERGVELCLDCSAELVDTQKKVVFLSSGTEISYDSLLLATGNRSRQHNFANCLQDNYYDAFSLTDIENLREKISVSKRAIVLGDGVEALSIAEVLSLNGIEVIVLCQGHLLPELFDNNCSEILEKRMLGFGVTVFSDSTIKKVVKSSDDKLKGVLLGTGLFREADFIVNAAPGKPVLISGIDEIVSYGSENKFIMSSEDASVFLSGNLINKSSSFFASSYNYGVCAGLSMASVDMDIKNVYKSPVRSINVFGINISAGGAVEVDSPKVEKLEYIDKDNCLFRKLFIKNNELNGYCIVGDRGFAGLYSGLLRSGLKFDRSSALFLLKEGVMSFFAENNLYPDLLKS; from the coding sequence ATGAAATATGTTATTATAGGCAATGGACCGGCCTCTGTCGGTGCCATAGAAGGAATTCGCCGCTATGATTTTGACGGTGCAATAACCGTTATAGGAAAAGAAAAATTTCCTGCATTCAGTAGAGCTATGGTTCCTTATTATTTGAGTGGGCGGGTGAGTTATGAAAAGTTATCAATACGCAATTTTGATTACTATACTGAACGCGGTGTTGAATTGTGTTTAGACTGTTCTGCTGAATTGGTTGATACTCAAAAAAAAGTAGTTTTTTTGAGTAGTGGAACTGAGATATCCTACGACTCATTGCTGCTTGCTACAGGTAACCGGTCTCGACAACATAATTTTGCTAATTGTTTGCAGGATAATTATTATGATGCTTTTTCTTTAACGGACATAGAGAATCTGAGAGAAAAGATATCTGTTTCCAAAAGAGCTATAGTTCTGGGAGACGGAGTTGAGGCCCTGAGTATAGCTGAAGTTTTGTCATTAAATGGAATTGAGGTAATTGTTCTCTGTCAGGGGCATCTACTTCCTGAGCTGTTTGATAACAACTGTAGTGAGATTTTGGAAAAGAGAATGCTCGGTTTCGGCGTTACTGTTTTTTCAGATTCAACTATTAAAAAAGTTGTTAAATCTTCTGATGATAAACTTAAGGGAGTTCTTCTGGGAACAGGGCTTTTCAGAGAAGCTGATTTCATCGTGAATGCTGCACCCGGTAAACCTGTTTTAATTTCCGGGATTGATGAAATTGTGAGCTATGGAAGTGAAAACAAATTTATAATGAGCTCAGAGGACGCATCTGTTTTTTTATCAGGAAATTTGATTAACAAAAGTAGCAGTTTTTTTGCATCTTCTTATAACTATGGAGTTTGTGCCGGTCTCTCCATGGCTTCAGTAGATATGGATATCAAGAATGTATATAAGTCGCCTGTAAGATCTATTAACGTTTTCGGTATCAATATAAGTGCAGGCGGAGCCGTTGAGGTTGATTCCCCAAAAGTTGAGAAACTTGAGTATATTGATAAAGATAATTGTCTTTTCAGAAAATTATTTATAAAAAATAATGAGTTGAATGGTTATTGCATCGTTGGTGACAGGGGATTTGCAGGCCTTTACTCAGGATTGCTTCGCTCTGGTCTGAAATTTGATAGGTCTTCAGCCTTATTTTTATTGAAAGAAGGGGTCATGTCCTTTTTTGCGGAAAACAACCTTTATCCTGATCTGCTGAAAAGCTGA
- a CDS encoding 4Fe-4S dicluster domain-containing protein: MKLIYPQKNFCMGCRLCEIACLTVNSESRDLKTAYCSERLTGLVSKIKVFNNKEISIAVNCRHCADPECVKSCISGALKSDFSLGTVEYDKAKCLSCFSCVAACPYGAVFISPAGDHVAVCNLCSERLEGPACVEACPNAALVYEER; the protein is encoded by the coding sequence ATGAAACTTATATATCCTCAAAAGAACTTTTGCATGGGATGCAGGCTTTGCGAAATAGCCTGTCTCACCGTGAATTCGGAATCGAGAGATTTAAAGACAGCATATTGCTCTGAGCGTCTGACCGGTTTAGTTTCAAAAATTAAAGTTTTTAATAATAAAGAAATAAGTATAGCCGTGAACTGTAGACATTGTGCCGATCCTGAGTGTGTTAAATCGTGTATTTCGGGAGCGCTGAAAAGTGATTTCAGCTTAGGAACGGTTGAATATGATAAAGCTAAGTGTCTAAGCTGTTTCTCTTGTGTTGCGGCCTGTCCTTATGGAGCTGTGTTTATTTCTCCAGCAGGTGACCATGTGGCAGTCTGTAATTTATGTTCAGAAAGATTGGAAGGTCCTGCCTGCGTTGAAGCCTGCCCCAATGCAGCTCTTGTATATGAGGAAAGGTGA
- the dut gene encoding dUTP diphosphatase, whose product MVSGFKIDMKVKYLHKVAAESPIEYSTQSSAGIDLRACMENDFQEIAPGERFAFHTGIAIEICSEGVAGFVYSRSGLGTKEGLTVSQGVGVIDPDYRGEIIVSLLNTSDKNRRVERGQRIAQLVLMPYHHARIIPVEELDETERGCGGFGHTGKQ is encoded by the coding sequence ATGGTTAGTGGTTTCAAAATAGATATGAAAGTCAAATACCTGCACAAGGTCGCAGCTGAATCTCCAATTGAATATTCGACACAAAGTTCAGCCGGAATAGACCTTCGTGCCTGTATGGAAAATGATTTTCAAGAAATAGCCCCGGGTGAAAGATTTGCCTTTCATACCGGTATCGCTATTGAAATCTGCTCCGAAGGAGTCGCCGGCTTTGTTTATTCACGAAGCGGACTCGGAACAAAAGAAGGCCTTACAGTCAGTCAGGGAGTCGGTGTAATCGACCCTGACTACAGAGGTGAAATAATCGTGTCACTACTTAATACATCTGATAAAAATCGACGAGTTGAGCGCGGACAGCGCATTGCACAGCTCGTTTTGATGCCCTACCATCACGCCCGCATTATCCCGGTGGAAGAACTTGATGAAACCGAAAGAGGCTGCGGTGGTTTCGGGCATACTGGCAAACAGTAA
- the yajC gene encoding preprotein translocase subunit YajC produces the protein MFFDNVAHAMGAGGQGAAQGPAGQLGAFLPLILMFAIFYFLLIRPQQKKAKQHKQMLADLKKGDRILTGGGMYGRITALEGDELTVELAEGFSVKVDRGYVAGLANPVRKQENKSK, from the coding sequence ATGTTTTTTGATAATGTTGCCCATGCTATGGGTGCCGGTGGTCAAGGTGCTGCTCAGGGGCCTGCAGGTCAGCTTGGAGCCTTTCTGCCTCTTATCCTTATGTTTGCTATTTTTTATTTCCTGCTCATCAGACCTCAGCAGAAAAAGGCTAAACAGCATAAACAAATGCTTGCTGATCTTAAAAAGGGTGACCGCATTCTCACAGGCGGAGGAATGTACGGCAGAATTACTGCTCTTGAAGGTGATGAACTCACTGTAGAGTTGGCAGAAGGCTTCAGCGTTAAAGTTGATAGAGGTTATGTTGCCGGTCTTGCCAACCCAGTCAGGAAACAGGAAAATAAATCTAAATAG
- a CDS encoding aspartate aminotransferase family protein — protein sequence MSKHDNLVKKVNNNICNTYGRYPVSISKAKGARLYDLDGNEYIDLLSGISVANLGHCREDLAKVMAEQSQKLVQVSNLFYQEEQAELAEKLLKTSDAGKVFFCNSGAEANEAAIKLARRYMRKVKNKEAYEIITLQGSFHGRTLATLTATGQDGLIKEGFGPLPEGFKSVPAGDIEAMRNAISDKTAAIMVEMIQGEGGIRPLAPEYVTVLAALAKEKDVLLIADEVQSGLCRSGKWWAFQHYGITPDIFTSAKSLANGLPMGAMFATDTVATGFEPGSHATTFGGGALVSKVASKVVDIMNDEKIAERAAKLGEQFKKEAAELITRHPDKVETVRGLGLMLGIQLKIDGSSIFAALRDKGFILNLTKGTILRLLPPLTIDFEDLRTFLKTLDGILSEN from the coding sequence ATGAGTAAACACGATAATCTTGTAAAAAAAGTTAATAATAATATCTGCAATACTTACGGAAGATATCCTGTCAGCATTTCCAAAGCAAAAGGGGCCAGACTTTATGACCTTGACGGAAATGAATATATTGACCTTCTCTCAGGGATTTCAGTCGCAAATCTGGGACATTGCCGTGAAGATCTTGCAAAAGTAATGGCTGAACAATCTCAAAAACTTGTTCAGGTCAGCAACCTTTTCTATCAGGAAGAACAGGCTGAATTAGCTGAAAAACTTCTTAAAACCAGTGATGCCGGAAAAGTTTTCTTCTGCAATTCCGGAGCCGAGGCAAACGAAGCAGCTATCAAACTTGCACGGCGGTACATGAGAAAGGTTAAAAATAAAGAAGCTTATGAAATAATTACCCTGCAGGGTTCATTCCACGGCAGGACTCTGGCCACACTGACAGCGACAGGACAGGACGGTCTTATCAAAGAAGGATTCGGCCCTCTTCCTGAAGGCTTCAAAAGTGTTCCAGCCGGTGATATTGAAGCCATGAGAAATGCCATCAGTGATAAAACTGCGGCAATTATGGTGGAAATGATACAGGGTGAAGGCGGAATTAGGCCTCTCGCACCGGAATATGTTACAGTTCTGGCAGCTCTGGCCAAAGAAAAAGATGTACTGCTTATTGCTGATGAAGTTCAATCAGGATTATGCAGAAGCGGTAAATGGTGGGCCTTTCAGCATTATGGAATAACACCTGACATTTTTACTTCGGCAAAATCTCTGGCAAACGGCCTCCCAATGGGAGCCATGTTTGCAACCGATACTGTTGCCACTGGTTTTGAACCCGGCAGCCATGCTACAACTTTCGGCGGTGGAGCTCTGGTTTCCAAAGTTGCTTCAAAAGTTGTGGACATCATGAACGATGAGAAAATTGCCGAGCGTGCAGCAAAGCTTGGTGAGCAGTTTAAAAAAGAAGCAGCAGAACTTATCACCAGACATCCTGATAAAGTGGAAACTGTAAGGGGACTGGGACTGATGCTGGGTATTCAGCTAAAAATTGACGGATCTTCAATTTTTGCTGCTTTAAGAGATAAAGGTTTCATACTCAACCTCACAAAAGGAACAATACTCAGGCTGCTGCCTCCACTGACGATTGATTTTGAAGACCTCAGAACTTTCCTGAAAACTCTTGATGGTATACTTTCTGAAAATTAA
- a CDS encoding glutamate synthase-related protein → MIFKNLADSLPEFSIHRDLNLCIGCGVCIGQCSYGAHEHKDYSGFVHNNLLCRGCRRCEAMCPEGAISIMHNEHMTAASDNSFYSSCSGISIREYYKLNLDLDSIHFKDDLAKVIFQDDFIQNVASYNKNLMKDNPLFSIPILFSLSGKCVANYNYSLSIKKAAESLSLPYMVDGKIISSDGGQEYILRTVKDSCLRSAIEQIVEVVKRSSEPVLCRSSIDSDYSEVDFIVELHKELTTLNIRHRCLIIATGCGAKSPADFLKLILLGADAVDFEFPVLKELGCTGCQGCNENLCPWGLAATDDTLVKRLNPEQKTPLIKSLAYEFMKPVLRLKKNLKIDSIHSLKGRMDLLSFPK, encoded by the coding sequence TTGATTTTTAAAAATTTAGCTGATTCTCTACCGGAGTTCAGTATACATAGGGATCTTAATCTTTGTATCGGGTGCGGAGTCTGTATCGGGCAGTGTTCTTATGGTGCTCATGAGCATAAGGATTACTCCGGTTTTGTTCATAATAATCTTTTGTGCAGAGGATGTCGCAGATGTGAAGCCATGTGCCCGGAAGGTGCAATATCTATAATGCATAATGAACATATGACAGCTGCAAGTGATAATTCTTTTTATTCCAGTTGTTCTGGAATTTCTATTCGTGAATATTACAAGCTAAATTTAGATCTTGATTCAATTCATTTTAAAGATGATTTAGCAAAAGTTATATTTCAAGACGATTTCATACAGAACGTCGCTTCATATAATAAAAATTTGATGAAAGATAATCCGTTATTTAGTATTCCTATCTTGTTTTCACTAAGTGGAAAATGTGTTGCTAATTACAACTACAGCTTGTCCATAAAAAAAGCGGCGGAGAGTTTGAGTTTACCATACATGGTGGATGGAAAGATAATTAGTTCTGACGGCGGTCAGGAGTACATATTGCGTACTGTTAAGGACTCCTGTTTGCGCTCAGCAATTGAACAGATTGTTGAAGTCGTAAAGCGAAGTTCAGAGCCTGTACTATGCCGCAGTTCAATTGATTCTGATTATTCTGAAGTTGATTTTATTGTCGAATTGCATAAGGAACTTACAACTTTGAATATCAGACACAGGTGTTTAATTATTGCTACCGGCTGTGGTGCAAAGAGTCCTGCGGATTTTTTGAAATTGATTCTGCTTGGAGCTGACGCCGTTGATTTTGAATTTCCCGTTTTAAAAGAGCTGGGGTGTACTGGCTGTCAGGGATGCAATGAAAATTTATGTCCCTGGGGGTTGGCTGCAACTGATGATACTTTGGTCAAAAGGTTGAACCCGGAACAAAAAACTCCTCTAATCAAGTCCCTTGCTTACGAATTCATGAAACCTGTTTTAAGGTTGAAAAAAAATCTTAAAATTGACTCTATCCATTCTTTGAAAGGTAGAATGGATCTGCTTTCTTTTCCAAAATAA
- the glgP gene encoding alpha-glucan family phosphorylase — translation MQPLRVYSVVPRLPKKLEPLWDLAYNFLFVWNSDVSSIFSSIDQKLWRDCQQNPVAFLNNLPQQQLEELSTDEFFLQRLDEAIRIHKNYLSKQGSSFDFKDDDTSQPVVAYFSFEYGIGLSLPIYSGGLGILAGDHLKSSSDLNIPLVGIGLCYQHGYFRQYMTQDGWQQERYPNHDFEEMPIRVVKDDNGEEVRFTVDLKGEQLHVRIWQVNVGRVKLYLLDTNISENPPYFKEVTSKLYGGELEMRLWQEILLGIGGIKALAALGLEPKVIHMNEGHSAFAGLERIRIYMTEHGLSFEAAMELVASSSIFTTHTPVPAGNDRFPPEMMRPYFETYASTMGLAYKVFLALGREDPRDDSELFCMTVLALRLSRFNNGVSKLHGKVSRNMWKRVWPQYPVEDVPIGAITNGVHMPTFVASDLGQIFDRYLGTNWREDPDCERVWRQAANIPDAELWRTHERLRERLVDFVRKRLRKQLSSIGARRKDMELADEVLDPQALTIGFARRFATYKRANLILSDKERLIKLVSDKKRPIQFIFAGKAHPKDNEGKKLIQDLIQLCRREECRMNMVFLEDYDMRIASYMVQGCDVWLNTPRRPLEACGTSGMKAMANGVLQFSTLDGWWDEAFEPDNSLGWAIGRGEDYTDHAYQDFVESQTLYKVLENDIIPDFYDRGHGNLPRNWIAKIKTAFSNLGPVFNANRMVEDYVHTAYLPAHNNYLVMEKDGFKAAKDLAAWRMDLMTKWSSLKVRNITAEAHTEVYVQEPIIVSAEVFLNGLKTEDVQVEIYSGPVGQDNDFLGRQTVQMTPEEDMGSGWYLYQGEVLPQEAGKFGFTVRVLPHHPLLLDPHSLGLIHWTE, via the coding sequence ATGCAGCCGCTTCGAGTATACAGTGTAGTGCCTCGCCTGCCGAAAAAGCTGGAACCTTTATGGGACCTTGCCTACAATTTTCTTTTTGTCTGGAACAGTGATGTTTCAAGTATCTTTTCCTCTATAGATCAAAAGCTCTGGAGGGATTGTCAGCAGAATCCTGTAGCGTTTTTAAATAATCTTCCACAGCAGCAGCTCGAAGAACTTTCTACAGATGAATTCTTTTTGCAGCGTCTTGATGAAGCAATACGTATCCACAAAAATTATTTATCCAAACAGGGAAGCTCTTTCGATTTTAAAGATGATGATACTTCACAGCCTGTTGTGGCATATTTCAGCTTTGAATACGGAATAGGACTTTCGCTACCGATATACTCCGGCGGACTGGGTATTCTGGCCGGAGACCATTTAAAATCATCTAGTGATCTGAATATCCCGCTGGTGGGGATAGGATTATGCTATCAGCATGGTTATTTCAGACAGTATATGACTCAGGATGGCTGGCAGCAGGAACGTTATCCCAATCATGATTTTGAAGAGATGCCTATCAGGGTTGTGAAAGATGATAATGGTGAAGAAGTAAGGTTCACTGTGGACCTTAAAGGTGAGCAGTTACATGTCAGAATCTGGCAGGTAAATGTCGGTAGAGTTAAGCTTTATCTTCTTGATACAAATATTTCTGAGAACCCGCCGTATTTTAAAGAAGTCACTTCAAAGCTTTACGGTGGCGAGCTGGAAATGAGGCTCTGGCAGGAAATTCTCCTTGGAATAGGAGGAATCAAAGCTTTGGCCGCTTTAGGACTGGAGCCTAAAGTAATCCACATGAATGAAGGCCATTCAGCTTTTGCCGGACTTGAAAGAATCAGAATATATATGACTGAGCATGGCCTATCATTTGAAGCCGCGATGGAGCTTGTGGCTTCTTCAAGTATTTTTACAACGCACACTCCTGTTCCTGCGGGCAACGACCGTTTTCCGCCTGAAATGATGAGGCCTTATTTCGAAACTTATGCTTCAACAATGGGACTTGCTTACAAAGTGTTTCTGGCTTTAGGACGTGAAGATCCCAGAGATGACTCAGAACTTTTCTGCATGACCGTTCTGGCATTGAGACTTTCCCGTTTCAATAACGGGGTAAGTAAGCTTCATGGAAAAGTTTCACGGAATATGTGGAAAAGAGTCTGGCCGCAATATCCGGTAGAAGATGTTCCTATCGGTGCTATTACTAATGGGGTTCACATGCCCACATTTGTAGCCTCTGATCTCGGGCAGATTTTTGACCGTTATCTCGGCACAAACTGGCGGGAAGACCCTGATTGTGAAAGAGTCTGGCGGCAGGCAGCCAACATTCCTGATGCTGAATTGTGGCGAACTCATGAGCGCTTAAGAGAAAGGCTGGTTGATTTTGTCCGTAAAAGATTGCGTAAACAGCTTTCCAGTATCGGGGCGCGCAGAAAAGATATGGAACTTGCTGATGAAGTTCTTGATCCTCAGGCTTTGACAATAGGTTTTGCAAGGCGCTTTGCTACTTATAAAAGGGCTAACCTTATCCTCAGTGACAAGGAAAGACTGATAAAGCTAGTGTCTGATAAAAAACGTCCTATTCAGTTTATTTTTGCAGGTAAAGCCCACCCCAAAGATAATGAAGGTAAAAAGCTTATTCAGGATCTTATACAGCTCTGCCGCAGGGAAGAATGCCGTATGAATATGGTATTTCTTGAAGATTATGATATGCGGATTGCAAGTTATATGGTTCAGGGATGTGATGTGTGGCTGAATACTCCACGCCGACCTCTGGAAGCCTGTGGAACTAGTGGCATGAAAGCCATGGCCAATGGCGTTTTGCAGTTCAGTACTCTTGATGGATGGTGGGATGAAGCCTTTGAACCTGATAACAGCCTCGGCTGGGCAATTGGCAGGGGAGAAGATTATACGGACCATGCCTATCAGGATTTTGTTGAAAGTCAGACTCTATATAAAGTTCTTGAAAATGACATTATCCCGGATTTCTATGATCGCGGCCATGGAAATCTGCCACGGAATTGGATTGCTAAAATTAAGACGGCTTTTTCTAATTTAGGTCCGGTTTTCAATGCCAACCGCATGGTTGAAGATTATGTACATACTGCCTATCTTCCTGCCCATAACAACTATCTAGTTATGGAGAAGGATGGATTTAAAGCAGCCAAGGACCTTGCTGCATGGCGCATGGATCTTATGACAAAGTGGTCCAGCCTTAAAGTTCGAAACATAACCGCGGAAGCTCATACCGAAGTTTATGTTCAGGAACCTATTATTGTAAGTGCTGAAGTATTTTTAAACGGTTTAAAAACAGAAGACGTACAGGTTGAGATATATTCTGGTCCGGTGGGTCAGGATAATGATTTTCTCGGCAGGCAGACGGTACAGATGACTCCTGAAGAAGATATGGGATCAGGCTGGTATCTGTATCAGGGTGAAGTTCTGCCTCAGGAAGCCGGGAAGTTCGGATTCACTGTCAGAGTTCTTCCACATCATCCTCTGCTTCTTGATCCTCATTCACTTGGACTCATACATTGGACCGAATAA
- a CDS encoding thermonuclease family protein — MVFILCALFCHVSVASADIEGKVAYVYDGDTFLLDSGVKVRLASIDAPETGKNKSPNGYYAQKSWMALKELISRKMVRIETETTDRYGRVIGWVYTSGGDLVNKVMLRTGNALFYKHKGNSPVLENKIFLAQCQAVKDRCGLWAGIFNAALAREKWVGNSKSWRCFPVSSSIAWKISKHHRKFFKNLEQAVLAGYSPARNSGFWPYEK, encoded by the coding sequence TTGGTTTTTATTCTTTGCGCGCTTTTTTGCCATGTTAGTGTTGCAAGTGCCGATATTGAGGGAAAGGTCGCCTATGTTTATGATGGTGATACTTTTCTTCTCGATTCAGGTGTTAAAGTGAGGCTTGCTTCTATCGATGCCCCTGAAACTGGAAAGAACAAAAGTCCTAACGGTTATTATGCCCAAAAGTCATGGATGGCTTTGAAAGAGCTGATAAGTCGAAAGATGGTGCGCATTGAAACTGAGACAACAGACCGATACGGTAGAGTCATTGGCTGGGTATATACTTCTGGTGGAGATTTAGTAAACAAGGTTATGCTTAGAACAGGAAATGCACTTTTTTATAAACATAAAGGCAATTCTCCTGTCCTTGAAAATAAAATTTTTTTGGCTCAGTGCCAGGCCGTTAAAGACCGTTGCGGTTTATGGGCAGGAATTTTTAATGCTGCTCTTGCCAGAGAGAAATGGGTCGGTAATTCAAAAAGCTGGAGATGTTTTCCTGTGTCATCTTCTATCGCTTGGAAAATAAGCAAGCATCACCGGAAATTTTTTAAGAATCTTGAGCAGGCTGTTCTTGCTGGATATTCTCCTGCACGTAATTCAGGATTTTGGCCTTATGAAAAGTAA